One segment of Macrotis lagotis isolate mMagLag1 chromosome 1, bilby.v1.9.chrom.fasta, whole genome shotgun sequence DNA contains the following:
- the ANK1 gene encoding ankyrin-1 isoform X8 yields MGHWHHSAPTGWVSEEAARMWTFVIQLLVTLVLLSFFLVSCQNVMHIVRGSLYYVLKHLHQELDKELGEDGGLSDDEESVSTRVVRRRVILKGNELQDIPGEHVTEEQFTDEQGNIVTKKIIRKVVRQIDTSGDRTTQELEEAEVRGSIALQSELMEGRKGAQIVKRASLKRGKQ; encoded by the exons ATGGGCCACTGGCACCATTCAGCACCCACGGGCTGGGTCAGTGAAGAGGCAGCAAGGATGTGGACCTTTGTTATCCAGCTCTTGGTCACATTGGTGCTGCTAAGCTTTTTCCTGGTCAGCTGTCAGAATGTTATGCACATCGTCCGGGGTTCTCTGTACTATGTGCTGAAGCATTTACATCAGGAGCTGGACAAGGAGCTAGGGGAGGACGGAGGCCTGAGTGACGACGAGGAATCCGTCTCTACCAGGGTGGTGAGGCGTCGGGTCATTCTGAAG GGGAATGAGCTTCAGGATATTCCAGGGGAACACGTGACTGAAGAACAATTCACTGATGAGCAAGGCAATATTGTCACGAAGAAG atcATCCGCAAAGTGGTTCGACAGATAGACACATCTGGGGACAGGACCACCCAGGAGCTGGAGGAG GCGGAGGTGAGAGGGAGTATTGCCCTGCAGTCGGAGCtgatggaagggagaaaaggggccCAGATAGTGAAACGAGCAAGTCTGAAAAGGGGGAAGCAGTGA
- the ANK1 gene encoding ankyrin-1 isoform X9, which yields MGHWHHSAPTGWVSEEAARMWTFVIQLLVTLVLLSFFLVSCQNVMHIVRGSLYYVLKHLHQELDKELGEDGGLSDDEESVSTRVVRRRVILKGNELQDIPGEHVTEEQFTDEQGNIVTKKIIRKVVRQIDTSGDRTTQELEEVNTEGTRQEPSELEADINDFMKHAKDHTSTPNH from the exons ATGGGCCACTGGCACCATTCAGCACCCACGGGCTGGGTCAGTGAAGAGGCAGCAAGGATGTGGACCTTTGTTATCCAGCTCTTGGTCACATTGGTGCTGCTAAGCTTTTTCCTGGTCAGCTGTCAGAATGTTATGCACATCGTCCGGGGTTCTCTGTACTATGTGCTGAAGCATTTACATCAGGAGCTGGACAAGGAGCTAGGGGAGGACGGAGGCCTGAGTGACGACGAGGAATCCGTCTCTACCAGGGTGGTGAGGCGTCGGGTCATTCTGAAG GGGAATGAGCTTCAGGATATTCCAGGGGAACACGTGACTGAAGAACAATTCACTGATGAGCAAGGCAATATTGTCACGAAGAAG atcATCCGCAAAGTGGTTCGACAGATAGACACATCTGGGGACAGGACCACCCAGGAGCTGGAGGAGGTGAATACTGAGGGGACTCGGCAGGAGCCCAGTGAGCTGGAAGCAGATATTAATGATTTTATGAAACATGCCAAG